The stretch of DNA aaacctttttttcaaTTACAAGAAACGCAACTTAGGTAAGTTTGTCTATACTCACTGTAGGCAAACACTTAGAGCAGAGtcaaaaggcaaaggcaaaaaaagCAAATTGAAGGTGGGGAACAAACTTCAGTGCTGTTGCTGCCATTCGGAAGCCAAACAAACAGAAAGCGAGGTGGGGAAAGCTCGAAGCGTGGAGCTGGTTATGCTTGAAAGAACTTAAATGATATTGAAGTTGGGGGTAAACTCTATATAGCTCCATTTGCCAGATGTTTAGCCGGGTATTGTGTGCTATCGACTCCCCAGTCTTATGTGTAATCCTCTCCCCAAGCAATTTACCAGCTATCGGATTTTGTGAGATTGATTCAACTCGATTGCGTCAGGCGATCGACAGCAAATGACGCCACCGCTGGCAAATCAAGAGATTAGCTCAGACTTCAGAGCGGGGAGAAGAATCGTGTCTGTCGCAAACCGAAACGGAAACCTAACATTGTTCGCTTAATCAGAAAGATTCTCAAATAGAAGAATAAACGAGTAACTGAGCTAtataaacttatttatttgaaattctttaaaaaatcactGATACAGGAAGAATCGTTTCCGATCttaaaaagtatacaaattcctaataaaaattaacagacGAATCggtattatttgtttttttcttactGTCCATATACAAATGGAAAATAAGATTTGGACACATAGTTCTTAGAATTTCAGAATGAAAAATGTTTGGATTCAAAATTTCCACAAGaggctttaaaatattttatattttaaatataaatttggaaatattcgTTTCTTCAGCATATAtgctgatatatatatatatgattttatatattagtaTTACATAACTTTATTATTTCGGATAAATTTGAacaagaatataaaaaaatgtaatttctgTGGAGTATTTCATAAAAGTAGTCTTTAGTAGCTGTAGCGAATGCGCTGCTTGCGGAATCGTCCGACTAAATAAAAGGCAGCAATGACCATAAGAACCTGTGAAAAACAAACTGATCAGATCCTTCCAAGTTTATTACTATTTTCACATCAAACTTACGGTAATGCCCACTGCGATCCAGTTGGTGTCGTTGGCGTAGCTGAAAAGCGCCACATAGTTCTGACTGGACTTCTGGACACATCCAGCCATATAATGGATCTTCTGGGTGTCCCCCTGAGGATAGCAGCTTGTGGGTAAGGTTTGACGACCGATGGCCACATAGTCGTCGGGGCTATCACGTCCACAACACTCGTACTGGAAATAAGAGCATCATTTAGAATAACATTAAATTGGTTGAGGGTGTCAAATAATCTGATAAAATATGATATTCTCTTCTGTAATTTCGGGTATATGACATGATTGATCTTTGCAATGATTGAACGGATAGAATACGAACCACTTCCTGGTAAGGGTCCATTGCGCCAGGTTTCACCAGCTCCTCGTTCCATTTCCTCTGAACCTCCTCGGCGGCGAACTTCTCTATGTACTCCTCACTGAACTTGAAGCCGAAGATGCCCAGCAAACTGATTATCAGCTGGCCCAACAGTAGGAAGCCGTACTGTATTGACATTGGACGTACATAAAAGAATATCAGTAAAGTAAATTAACCGCGGTGAAGATAAGAGACCCTCTTCCACTCACCGTTGCGGTCATGCACACGCTCTCCTGGCAGATTCCACAGCATCCGAGAATAGCCGAGACGAAGATAATGCCACCCAGTCCATATAGAAACACGATGTAAACAAAAGGTGCTTTCGCGAGGGCCAACGTTGCAATGGCTATCAGTAAAAGACCCGAAAGCTAAAAAGGAGCGAAAAAATTCACCATTGGAAATTCAGATTAGGTTTCGTCAgcaatatcaataaataatgtcATTGACTTTGGTCGAGCTTAAAATTgattcaaaaatgttaaaaataatgtatatAAATGGGTAcaatcaaaaaacatgaaCGCTATTGTCGAGTTTATTACTATATAATATGTACACAACCCaacaagttttaaatttgcGACTTGCTCCTGAAACCTTTTTACTTTTGgcatatacatttaaaatcataaaaagattttatattatttgtgaGATTTCAGCTTAAACTTCTCCTTATGTCCAGACCACATATTTTTTAGCAAAGTAGTGGATATCAAGTATATTTTACTCGGTACACTCCACCATAGCGTTTTGTCTAATTTATGGAATTCTACGACAAATATCTTTGCTTACGAATGGCATTTAGCTAATACAAGGCAA from Drosophila takahashii strain IR98-3 E-12201 chromosome 2R, DtakHiC1v2, whole genome shotgun sequence encodes:
- the Tsp42Ek gene encoding protein late bloomer is translated as MGCTSGCVKCFLNALNTLNALSGLLLIAIATLALAKAPFVYIVFLYGLGGIIFVSAILGCCGICQESVCMTATYGFLLLGQLIISLLGIFGFKFSEEYIEKFAAEEVQRKWNEELVKPGAMDPYQEVYECCGRDSPDDYVAIGRQTLPTSCYPQGDTQKIHYMAGCVQKSSQNYVALFSYANDTNWIAVGITVLMVIAAFYLVGRFRKQRIRYSY